The following proteins are co-located in the Sulfurovum sp. TSL6 genome:
- a CDS encoding group III truncated hemoglobin produces the protein MFYEKAIEDEVLAPFFIDEIGDDLTDEDWFEHIDLLADFWLAKILGENTYYGNFVGAHVKMPHLKRETFTRWLELFSVTADEVYVPDIAEVFKKKGEQFSKQFLNTKKKI, from the coding sequence TTGTTTTATGAAAAAGCTATAGAGGATGAAGTATTAGCTCCTTTTTTCATAGATGAGATCGGTGATGATCTTACTGATGAGGACTGGTTTGAACACATAGATCTTTTAGCAGATTTTTGGTTGGCTAAAATTCTAGGGGAAAACACTTATTATGGAAATTTTGTGGGTGCACATGTAAAGATGCCTCATTTAAAAAGAGAAACTTTTACAAGGTGGCTGGAGCTTTTTTCAGTCACGGCTGATGAAGTCTATGTACCTGATATCGCGGAAGTGTTTAAGAAAAAAGGGGAACAGTTCTCTAAGCAGTTCCTCAATACTAAAAAAAAGATTTAA
- a CDS encoding bacteriohemerythrin: protein MLMQKRDVQQVSNAMMNMLHEEEIDIINDFHDAVLAEDIEKIDELFKVVQFDVEDHFSTEEEMMEQSKFYAFQMHKSEHDTMRQKIKNIQENWENNKNPQEVQKFLENEFKHWIVLHISRWDSETAMHIGDSN, encoded by the coding sequence ATGTTAATGCAAAAACGAGATGTACAACAAGTATCAAATGCTATGATGAATATGCTGCATGAAGAAGAGATAGATATAATAAATGATTTTCATGATGCTGTTTTAGCAGAAGATATAGAAAAAATTGATGAGCTTTTTAAAGTAGTTCAGTTTGATGTAGAGGATCATTTTAGTACGGAAGAAGAGATGATGGAACAGAGTAAGTTTTATGCTTTTCAAATGCATAAATCTGAACATGACACTATGAGACAAAAAATAAAAAATATTCAAGAAAACTGGGAAAATAATAAAAATCCACAGGAAGTACAAAAATTTTTAGAAAATGAGTTCAAGCATTGGATTGTTTTGCATATTTCAAGATGGGATTCGGAAACTGCTATGCATATTGGTGATTCTAATTAG